From Paenibacillus sp. PvR098:
TTCTCCAACTGCCCGATTAGCGGGTGCTCGCTCATTTCAAGCCAAAGCAGGCTCCATGCACGGGGAACAACACGCCAAATATCATATCCGCCGCCGCCCAGCGCTACCCAACGACCGCCGCAATATTCATGAGCCAGCTGATGGATGAACCGCGGCATCGCCCGGTATATTTCCATACTGCAGTGCATGTGAGCGAGTGGATCGAAAGCGTGTGCATCACAGCCGTGCTGTGATACGATTAAATCAGGCTTGAACTGTGCCGCCACTTTGGCGAGCACTTCCTCAAAGCATTCCAGCCACGATGCGTCTTCGGTATAGGGCTCCATCGGTACATTAATGGTAGCTCCGAAACCGGTTTCATCTCCTCGTTCATTCACTGCTCCAGTTCCCGGAAACAAATATTTCCCCGTTTCATGGATGGAAAAGGTGCAAACGGAAGGATCCGTGTAGAAGCTCCATTGCACGCCATCACCGTGGTGCACGTCCGTATCGATGTATAGTACTCGAAGGCCGTAAGCGCTTTTAGCATGCGCAATGGCAATCGCCGCGTCGTTGTAAACACAAAACCCTGCACCTTTGCTCGGCATGGCGTGATGCAGTCCACCGCCCAAATGCAGTGCATGCTCTGCTTCGCCGGTTATGACAGCATCC
This genomic window contains:
- a CDS encoding acetoin utilization protein AcuC translates to MNAKALFIYDENETAYRFNDNHPFNQKRLILTVDLLRQAGALAPESVITPGKAEENQLYRVHSKEYVSAVTALSHPAPEQEWLQLAGKYGLDTEDTPFFPGMNDITLSIVGASIRAVDAVITGEAEHALHLGGGLHHAMPSKGAGFCVYNDAAIAIAHAKSAYGLRVLYIDTDVHHGDGVQWSFYTDPSVCTFSIHETGKYLFPGTGAVNERGDETGFGATINVPMEPYTEDASWLECFEEVLAKVAAQFKPDLIVSQHGCDAHAFDPLAHMHCSMEIYRAMPRFIHQLAHEYCGGRWVALGGGGYDIWRVVPRAWSLLWLEMSEHPLIGQLEKEPRLALPPSWLNQWQPYSSEKLPSTWLDHVETWEPMPRRNEITLKNRHIKELAMMYLPK